The following are from one region of the Desulfovibrio sp. Huiquan2017 genome:
- a CDS encoding glycosyltransferase produces MTLPPVHHHTGLEASGGATRVARLLLQGLRRHGVEAELSFELAEKADGTAIPPEEFGVRLPEDVIAHVHCTGNWPALLGSIPTGVKTVVTLHDCELFTGGCPYPLDCPLGEDGCAAPCPRNFPDADGLRRRKLAEIQRLDPVLVAPSRWLARLAKTHLFRPVKIIPNGIPWPVGLRSKNDARKALGIHPAARVALFAAHGGMNAAYKSGDTWQDIWKRLKKALPDLVCFAVGGDREERHDDFILWPYVDRAKLALLMAASDALLYPTRADNHSLVVLEAMAAGLPVVAYGVGGVPEQIVDRLTGMLVPPGDRDQFVEAALSVLSSRSLVRQIGREAFLSGSRKFAVDRMVGDYARLYAGL; encoded by the coding sequence ATGACCCTGCCCCCGGTCCATCATCATACCGGCCTGGAAGCGAGCGGCGGCGCCACCCGCGTGGCCCGGCTGCTGCTTCAGGGGTTGCGGCGACACGGGGTCGAGGCGGAGTTGTCCTTTGAACTGGCCGAGAAGGCCGACGGCACGGCCATTCCGCCCGAGGAGTTCGGCGTGCGCTTGCCCGAGGACGTCATCGCTCACGTGCATTGCACCGGCAATTGGCCCGCCCTGCTCGGGTCCATCCCCACGGGCGTTAAGACGGTCGTCACCCTGCACGATTGCGAGCTGTTCACCGGCGGTTGTCCCTACCCCCTGGATTGTCCCCTGGGCGAGGACGGCTGCGCCGCTCCCTGCCCGCGCAATTTTCCGGACGCCGACGGTCTGCGCCGGCGCAAGCTGGCCGAGATCCAGCGGCTGGACCCGGTCCTGGTGGCCCCGTCCCGCTGGCTGGCCCGGCTGGCCAAGACCCATCTGTTCCGTCCGGTCAAGATCATCCCCAACGGCATCCCCTGGCCCGTGGGGCTGCGCTCCAAGAACGACGCGCGCAAGGCGCTGGGCATCCACCCGGCCGCGCGCGTGGCCTTGTTCGCGGCCCATGGCGGCATGAATGCGGCCTACAAGTCCGGCGACACCTGGCAGGACATTTGGAAACGTCTCAAAAAGGCGCTGCCCGATCTGGTCTGCTTCGCCGTGGGCGGGGACCGCGAGGAGCGGCACGACGACTTCATCCTCTGGCCCTACGTGGACCGCGCCAAGCTCGCTCTGCTCATGGCCGCGTCCGATGCTCTGCTTTATCCCACCCGCGCGGACAATCACTCCCTGGTCGTGCTGGAGGCCATGGCCGCCGGGCTGCCCGTGGTGGCCTATGGCGTGGGCGGCGTGCCCGAGCAGATCGTGGACCGCCTGACCGGCATGCTTGTGCCGCCGGGCGACCGTGATCAGTTCGTGGAAGCCGCCCTGTCCGTCCTGTCCAGCCGCTCCCTGGTCCGTCAGATCGGCCGCGAGGCCTTCCTGTCCGGTAGCCGGAAATTCGCCGTGGACCGTATGGTCGGTGATTATGCCCGGCTATACGCGGGGCTGTAG
- a CDS encoding bifunctional acetate--CoA ligase family protein/GNAT family N-acetyltransferase, whose product MSLTNLEYLFKPTSVAVIGATNDPRNAGNIVMRNIMAGGFLGPVMPVSSQAEAIAGVLTYPSVKHLPKTPDLAVVCSPLDEVPEVIHSLRERGTHAAVIMGAGFASMSYEESQDIKSTILSIARPPEIRILGPKSLGFMVPSLNLNASLAHARVEPGKVAFISQSDSLFATVLDWAIDKGVGFSHMVALGSRIDVTFADILDYLGSDPLTRSIMLYVESIKDAREFMSAARAASRNKPVLVIRPGQALDTVLGDLKLRETGDGRHSDEIYDVAFRRAGMLRVADIDGLFDAAQTLSTPRQVYGRKLTILTNGTSAGILAADRLLVGGGEMAPLSEETIKGIDNVLGAGNWSRANPVDIPFNADGKAYSEVLKLLIKDKNSNGILAMHVPWAAQPDVEVAEAIRDSLKRVRRMVLTAWLGSGKAGQAREIFRNAGIPTYETPTQAVQAFLYMAEYLHNQDMLIETPDSLPTDFFPDTARARKIVRNALDNGRKALTEPEAKDILAAYGIPVVETRIAVSAKEAVIAADALGYPVALKLRSPQVPQPYDVGGVLLDLETPERVWEGAASILARCTRERPDAYIEGFTVQKMGRRPGAHELSVSAHLDRTFGPVLLFGHGGMAREMIQDQALTLPPLSMSLARELVSRTRISTLLKGTPSHAPADIDDICLTIIQISQLIVDVPQITAIDINPLYADSEGVLALDAKIDIAPFDGTGESRLAIRPYPRELEECVTLKSGRQVTLRPIRPEDEETHRVFLASLSDEDLRLRFFGVVQREFDHKDIARFTQIDYDREMAFIATALDERGEPETLGVMRTNTKPDNSEAEFAIVVRSDLKGEGLGAMLFYKGIQYTRERGTRLLTGQTMLENKAMQGLSRKFGFEIAPDPHDPDLVDMTLDMEKAVL is encoded by the coding sequence ATGAGCCTCACCAACCTCGAATATCTCTTCAAGCCCACCTCCGTTGCGGTCATCGGGGCCACCAATGATCCCCGGAATGCGGGCAACATCGTCATGCGCAATATCATGGCCGGGGGGTTCCTGGGGCCGGTCATGCCGGTTTCGTCCCAAGCCGAGGCCATAGCCGGGGTGCTGACCTATCCCTCGGTCAAGCATCTGCCCAAGACCCCGGACCTGGCCGTGGTCTGTTCGCCCTTGGACGAGGTCCCGGAGGTCATTCATTCCCTGAGGGAGCGGGGCACCCATGCGGCCGTGATCATGGGCGCGGGCTTCGCCTCCATGTCCTACGAAGAAAGCCAGGACATCAAATCCACCATTCTGTCCATCGCTCGGCCGCCGGAGATCCGCATCCTCGGGCCCAAGTCCCTGGGATTCATGGTCCCGTCGCTGAACCTGAACGCCTCCCTGGCCCACGCCCGGGTGGAGCCGGGCAAGGTGGCCTTCATCTCGCAGTCGGATTCACTCTTCGCCACGGTCCTGGACTGGGCCATCGACAAGGGCGTGGGCTTTTCGCATATGGTCGCGCTGGGCAGCCGCATCGACGTGACCTTCGCCGACATCCTCGACTACCTCGGCTCGGACCCGCTGACCCGGTCCATCATGCTTTACGTGGAATCCATCAAGGATGCCCGCGAGTTCATGTCCGCGGCCCGGGCCGCCTCGCGCAACAAGCCGGTCCTGGTCATCCGGCCGGGCCAGGCCCTGGACACCGTGCTCGGCGACCTCAAGCTGCGCGAGACCGGCGACGGCCGCCATTCCGACGAGATATACGATGTGGCCTTCCGCCGGGCGGGCATGCTCCGGGTTGCGGACATCGACGGCCTGTTCGACGCGGCCCAGACCCTGTCCACGCCCCGCCAGGTCTACGGCCGCAAGCTGACCATCCTGACCAACGGGACCAGCGCGGGCATCCTGGCCGCCGACCGGCTGCTGGTCGGCGGCGGCGAGATGGCCCCTCTGTCCGAGGAGACCATCAAGGGCATCGACAACGTGCTCGGCGCGGGCAACTGGTCTCGGGCCAATCCCGTGGACATCCCCTTCAATGCCGACGGCAAGGCCTATTCCGAAGTCCTCAAGCTGCTCATCAAGGATAAGAATTCCAACGGCATCCTGGCCATGCACGTGCCCTGGGCCGCCCAGCCGGACGTGGAGGTGGCCGAGGCCATCCGCGATTCCCTGAAGCGGGTCCGGCGCATGGTCCTGACCGCATGGCTCGGCTCGGGCAAGGCCGGGCAGGCCCGGGAGATCTTCCGCAACGCAGGCATCCCCACCTACGAGACCCCCACCCAGGCGGTACAGGCCTTCCTGTACATGGCCGAGTACCTGCACAACCAGGATATGCTCATCGAGACCCCGGACTCCCTGCCCACGGACTTCTTCCCGGATACGGCCCGGGCAAGGAAGATCGTGCGCAACGCCCTGGACAACGGGCGCAAGGCCCTGACCGAGCCCGAGGCCAAGGACATCCTGGCCGCCTACGGCATCCCCGTGGTCGAGACGCGCATCGCCGTGTCCGCCAAGGAGGCGGTCATAGCGGCCGACGCCCTGGGTTACCCCGTGGCCCTGAAGCTCCGGAGCCCGCAGGTTCCCCAGCCCTACGACGTGGGCGGCGTGCTCCTGGACCTGGAAACGCCCGAGCGCGTCTGGGAGGGCGCGGCCTCCATCCTGGCCCGTTGCACCCGGGAGCGGCCCGACGCCTACATCGAGGGCTTTACGGTTCAGAAGATGGGGCGCAGGCCCGGCGCGCACGAACTGTCCGTGTCCGCCCACCTGGACCGGACCTTCGGCCCGGTGCTGCTGTTCGGCCACGGCGGCATGGCCCGCGAGATGATCCAGGACCAGGCCCTGACCCTGCCGCCCCTGTCCATGTCCCTGGCCCGCGAACTGGTTTCGCGCACGCGCATCAGCACCTTGCTCAAGGGGACCCCGTCCCACGCTCCGGCGGACATCGACGATATCTGTCTGACGATCATTCAGATATCCCAGCTCATCGTGGACGTGCCCCAGATCACGGCCATCGACATCAACCCGCTCTATGCCGATTCCGAAGGCGTGCTCGCCCTGGACGCCAAGATCGACATCGCGCCCTTTGACGGCACGGGCGAGTCCCGGTTGGCCATCCGCCCCTATCCCCGCGAACTTGAGGAGTGCGTCACCCTGAAGTCCGGCCGCCAGGTCACCCTGCGGCCCATCCGACCCGAGGACGAGGAGACCCATCGCGTCTTTCTGGCCAGCCTCTCGGACGAGGATCTGCGGTTGCGGTTCTTCGGCGTGGTTCAGCGCGAGTTCGACCACAAGGACATCGCCCGTTTCACCCAGATCGACTACGACCGGGAGATGGCCTTCATCGCCACGGCCTTGGACGAGCGGGGCGAACCCGAGACGCTCGGGGTCATGCGCACCAACACCAAGCCCGACAACTCCGAGGCGGAATTCGCCATTGTGGTCCGTTCGGATCTCAAGGGCGAAGGGTTGGGGGCCATGCTCTTTTACAAGGGCATCCAGTACACCAGGGAGCGCGGCACCAGGCTGCTCACCGGCCAGACCATGCTCGAAAACAAGGCCATGCAGGGGTTGTCCCGGAAGTTCGGCTTCGAGATCGCGCCCGATCCGCATGACCCGGACCTGGTGGACATGACCCTGGACATGGAGAAGGCGGTCCTTTAG
- a CDS encoding FlxA-like family protein, with amino-acid sequence MAIESLMQQAGAFVDALTVKPAATDKTEAETAMEARLPDQGDTVTISEEGRALIAMEKPGESGESDQDSDLDQTIDSLRQRIRKLEKEIKALEKDEEVPDERKQMELQDKQKQLMELRNQLLQAQQSKLKVSGTADGGGTRANGFGNTAETF; translated from the coding sequence ATGGCTATCGAATCATTGATGCAGCAGGCGGGAGCTTTCGTGGACGCACTGACCGTCAAGCCCGCAGCCACGGACAAGACCGAGGCCGAAACCGCCATGGAGGCCCGCCTCCCGGACCAGGGCGACACCGTGACCATCTCCGAGGAGGGGCGCGCCCTGATCGCCATGGAAAAGCCCGGCGAATCCGGGGAATCCGACCAGGATTCGGACCTGGATCAGACTATCGACTCCCTGAGGCAGCGCATCCGGAAGTTGGAAAAGGAAATCAAGGCGCTGGAGAAAGACGAAGAGGTGCCTGACGAGCGCAAGCAGATGGAGCTTCAAGATAAGCAAAAACAGCTCATGGAGTTGCGCAACCAATTGCTCCAGGCCCAGCAGTCCAAGCTCAAGGTCTCCGGCACGGCCGACGGCGGCGGTACCCGCGCCAACGGCTTCGGCAATACCGCCGAGACCTTCTGA
- a CDS encoding CBS and ACT domain-containing protein encodes MLVANWMTTNVITITPEHSMMKASKLMKDKGISRLPVVDASGRIVGIVSDRDVKDASPSKATTLDVHELYYLLSEIKIADIMTKKVVTIRDTETVEKAAVLMLEGNFGGLPVVNEEDHVVGIITDTDIFKVLVEISGIYEGGAQFCLRLSTAPGSLRPVLAFLKEHGARIMSIMTHNVPESEGFKNVYVRIRDMEKPEFKRLKQDLAEQFEVVYWAVDSVHSVI; translated from the coding sequence ATGCTGGTAGCCAACTGGATGACCACAAACGTCATCACCATCACCCCGGAACACTCCATGATGAAGGCCTCCAAGCTCATGAAGGACAAGGGCATCAGCCGTCTTCCCGTCGTGGACGCAAGCGGTCGGATCGTGGGCATTGTCTCGGACCGCGACGTCAAGGACGCCTCCCCGTCCAAGGCCACCACGTTGGACGTGCACGAGTTGTACTACCTTCTCTCCGAGATCAAGATCGCGGACATCATGACCAAGAAGGTGGTTACCATCCGCGACACCGAGACCGTGGAAAAGGCCGCAGTGCTCATGCTCGAGGGCAATTTCGGCGGCCTGCCGGTGGTCAACGAGGAAGACCACGTGGTGGGCATCATCACCGATACCGACATTTTCAAGGTCCTGGTGGAAATTTCCGGCATCTACGAGGGCGGTGCCCAGTTCTGCCTGCGCCTGTCCACGGCTCCGGGCAGCCTGCGCCCGGTGCTGGCCTTCCTCAAGGAACACGGTGCGCGGATCATGTCCATCATGACCCACAACGTGCCCGAGTCCGAAGGCTTCAAGAACGTTTACGTCCGCATCCGCGACATGGAGAAGCCCGAGTTCAAGCGCCTCAAGCAAGACCTGGCCGAACAGTTCGAGGTGGTCTATTGGGCCGTGGATTCGGTCCACAGCGTCATCTAG
- a CDS encoding tetratricopeptide repeat protein: MRSCALIVFFCLLLVAPGCVKEEGPPPSPLSSAELAAQRREAQAAEALAEALQLRHDDEFLDEDAALDYLNQALELDPDLANARYYRATILYSKGRMAEALADVNRAIELKPDRAQSHYSRGVILEQLGRYREAARDFSEVIRSDPSVAEAFVRRGLCYMQLHREDEAIDDFGKALAINPANLEANYNRGMVYLARRQYEAALSDLSQAYILDSDNVRLLSARGEALIRLGRYERAVRDYRRAVRLAPGRSVLYGLLAEALAGAGETEQAIEAAEKALSLARAQGDDALASRYRDQLGRYRDKTLP; encoded by the coding sequence ATGCGAAGTTGCGCCCTGATTGTGTTTTTTTGTCTGCTTCTGGTCGCGCCGGGTTGCGTGAAGGAGGAAGGCCCGCCGCCGTCGCCGCTTTCCTCCGCGGAACTGGCGGCGCAACGTCGTGAGGCCCAGGCTGCCGAGGCGCTGGCCGAGGCCTTGCAGCTTCGGCATGATGACGAGTTCCTGGACGAGGACGCGGCGCTCGACTACCTGAACCAGGCGTTGGAGCTGGACCCGGATTTGGCCAATGCGCGGTACTACCGGGCGACCATCCTGTATTCCAAAGGGCGCATGGCCGAGGCCCTGGCCGATGTGAATCGGGCCATCGAACTCAAGCCGGACCGCGCCCAGTCGCATTATTCGCGTGGCGTCATCCTTGAACAGCTCGGGCGGTACCGCGAAGCGGCGCGGGATTTTTCCGAGGTGATCCGGAGCGATCCGTCCGTCGCCGAGGCGTTCGTGCGGCGCGGGCTGTGCTACATGCAACTGCACCGCGAGGACGAGGCCATCGACGACTTCGGCAAGGCCCTGGCCATCAATCCCGCCAACCTGGAGGCCAACTACAATCGCGGCATGGTCTATCTGGCCCGGCGGCAATACGAGGCCGCCCTGAGCGACCTGTCCCAGGCGTACATCCTGGATTCGGACAACGTCCGGTTGCTCTCCGCGCGCGGGGAGGCCCTGATTCGGCTCGGCCGGTACGAGCGGGCCGTCCGGGATTACCGGCGGGCCGTCAGGCTCGCCCCGGGCCGGAGCGTCCTGTATGGACTGCTGGCCGAGGCCCTGGCGGGCGCCGGGGAGACGGAACAGGCCATCGAGGCCGCGGAGAAGGCTCTTTCCTTGGCCCGAGCGCAGGGAGACGACGCCCTGGCTTCCCGGTACAGGGACCAACTCGGACGGTACCGGGACAAAACGCTTCCCTAG
- a CDS encoding terminase family protein: MSINLYVPREHQARIEAELGRFSVLVCHRRFGKTVLSVNRLIRAARKTRRDDWRGAYIAPLYRQAKTVVWDELKRYCGQGLDGCTVKFNETELRADFDNGARIRLFGANNPDSLRGMYLDGVVFDEVAQMPLRVWTEVIRPALSDRKGWAMFIGTPRGKNALYEIWEKARLDPDWLAAMYRASETGIIPVDELAASAREMSPEEYEQEFECSFTAAIRGAYFGQLLADADREGRVTAVPHDPSMPVHTAWDLGMSDSTSIWFVQAKPGGTFAVIDYYEASGEGLDHYAKVLDEKDYKYGNHIAPHDIRVRELGTGKSRLETARSLGIRFDIAANIPIQDGINAVRTILPRCWFDEARCGPGIEALRHYRRAFNERTADFSSRPMHDWTSHAADGFRYFAVGFREPEAGPRPARTANNYNPFGGNHARD; encoded by the coding sequence ATGTCCATTAACCTGTACGTCCCCCGGGAACATCAGGCGCGGATCGAAGCGGAACTCGGACGTTTCTCCGTCCTGGTCTGCCACCGCCGTTTCGGCAAAACCGTGCTCTCCGTGAACCGGCTCATCCGCGCGGCCCGGAAAACACGTCGCGACGACTGGCGCGGGGCCTATATCGCCCCGCTCTACCGCCAGGCCAAGACCGTGGTCTGGGACGAGCTCAAACGCTACTGCGGCCAGGGTCTGGACGGCTGCACCGTCAAATTCAACGAGACCGAACTGCGCGCCGACTTCGACAACGGCGCGCGCATCCGCCTGTTCGGGGCCAACAACCCCGATTCCCTGCGCGGCATGTACCTCGACGGCGTGGTCTTCGACGAGGTGGCCCAAATGCCCCTGCGCGTCTGGACCGAGGTCATCCGGCCCGCCCTGTCCGACCGCAAGGGCTGGGCCATGTTCATCGGCACCCCGCGCGGCAAGAACGCCCTCTATGAGATATGGGAAAAGGCCAGGCTCGACCCGGATTGGCTGGCCGCCATGTACCGCGCCTCCGAGACCGGAATCATCCCGGTCGACGAACTCGCCGCCAGCGCCCGCGAAATGTCGCCCGAGGAATACGAGCAGGAGTTCGAATGTTCGTTCACCGCCGCCATCCGCGGGGCCTACTTCGGCCAGCTCCTGGCCGACGCCGACCGCGAAGGCCGCGTGACCGCCGTGCCCCACGACCCGTCCATGCCCGTGCATACCGCCTGGGACCTGGGGATGTCCGACTCCACGTCCATCTGGTTCGTCCAGGCCAAGCCCGGCGGCACCTTCGCGGTCATCGACTATTACGAGGCCAGCGGCGAGGGCCTCGACCACTACGCCAAGGTCCTGGATGAAAAAGACTACAAATACGGCAACCATATAGCGCCACATGACATCCGCGTGCGCGAACTCGGCACCGGCAAGTCGCGCCTGGAAACGGCCCGCTCCCTGGGCATCCGCTTCGACATCGCCGCCAACATCCCCATACAGGACGGCATCAACGCCGTACGCACCATCCTGCCGCGTTGCTGGTTCGACGAGGCCCGCTGCGGCCCCGGCATCGAGGCCCTGCGCCACTACCGGCGCGCCTTCAACGAACGGACCGCCGACTTCTCGTCCCGGCCCATGCACGACTGGACCAGCCACGCGGCAGACGGTTTCCGCTACTTCGCCGTGGGCTTCCGCGAGCCCGAGGCCGGGCCCCGGCCGGCCCGGACCGCCAACAACTACAACCCGTTCGGAGGCAACCATGCCCGTGACTGA
- a CDS encoding thioredoxin domain-containing protein, with amino-acid sequence MTTDNRLIVCPHCGAVNRIHPGREAEAACGKCHAKVFEDHPLELVGSTFDRHIAKSEVPILVDFYSPTCGPCLMMGPQFADAAKTLFPRVRLAKIDTSAEQAVAARYGIRAVPTLILFRDGREIARQSGAMNARDIEAWTRQHV; translated from the coding sequence ATGACCACCGACAACCGACTCATCGTCTGTCCCCACTGCGGGGCCGTCAACCGCATTCACCCCGGCCGCGAGGCCGAAGCCGCCTGTGGCAAATGCCACGCCAAGGTCTTTGAAGACCACCCGCTTGAACTCGTGGGCTCGACCTTCGACCGGCACATAGCCAAATCCGAAGTCCCCATCCTTGTGGATTTCTATTCGCCCACCTGCGGCCCTTGCCTCATGATGGGCCCCCAGTTCGCCGACGCCGCCAAAACCCTCTTCCCCCGGGTCCGCCTGGCCAAGATCGATACCTCGGCCGAACAGGCGGTCGCCGCCCGTTACGGTATCCGCGCCGTGCCCACTCTCATTCTGTTCCGCGACGGCCGGGAAATCGCCCGCCAGTCCGGAGCCATGAACGCCCGGGACATCGAGGCCTGGACGCGGCAGCACGTATAG
- a CDS encoding PaaI family thioesterase: MPQSYLDAVRRPGQTVNRLFAFLGIVVDAVEPDRAVLRLPFRPELTQGAGMVAGGVLATLLDEAMAHAVLGGNRPGQRTTTVDLSVSYLRAAKPGGDLVCEARVVKRGGRVLFVEAAASSDGREVARATASFLLLA; encoded by the coding sequence ATGCCCCAATCCTATCTTGACGCGGTCCGGCGGCCCGGCCAGACCGTGAATCGCCTTTTCGCCTTCCTCGGCATCGTCGTCGACGCCGTCGAACCGGATCGGGCCGTGCTCCGTCTGCCCTTCCGTCCGGAACTGACCCAGGGCGCGGGCATGGTCGCGGGCGGCGTGCTGGCCACCCTGCTCGACGAGGCCATGGCCCACGCCGTGCTCGGCGGCAACCGGCCCGGCCAGAGGACCACCACCGTGGACCTGTCCGTCAGCTATCTGCGCGCCGCCAAACCCGGCGGGGACCTGGTCTGCGAGGCCCGCGTGGTCAAGCGCGGCGGGCGCGTCCTGTTCGTCGAGGCCGCCGCTTCGTCCGACGGCCGCGAGGTGGCCCGGGCCACGGCCTCGTTCCTGCTCCTGGCCTGA